One stretch of Fictibacillus sp. b24 DNA includes these proteins:
- the infB gene encoding translation initiation factor IF-2, translating into MSKIRVYEYAKQKNVQSKDIIEKLKTMDVHVANHMSMIDQAALKKLDEAYRPKTNKDQAKSSNQNQLPKTDMKNSNSGNDTKSNKKEVQKESNMKIKKENNNSSQTKGPKSTNTNSQGSQGGQNKNNNNQNRNSNNNRNQNNNNRNNNNKNQNNRNKQNRGGGNHQQQAPQKKVLETPSKITFTDSLQVGELAKKLNKDTSEIIKKLMGLGIMATINQELDKEAIELIAADYDVEVEEEIIVDETEFENYEVVDDEKDLQVRPPVVTIMGHVDHGKTTLLDAIRNTKVTAGEAGGITQHIGAYQITNNGKQITFLDTPGHAAFTTMRARGAQVTDITILVVAADDGVMPQTVEAINHAKAAGVPIIVAVNKMDKEAANPDRVMQELTEHGLVSEAWGGDTIFVNVSAIKGDGIDDLLEMINLVSEVEELKANPNRTAAGTVIEAQLDKGRGSVATLLVQSGTLNVGDPIVVGHTFGRVRAMVNDLGRRVKTVGPSTPVEITGLNDVPQAGDQFMVFADEKKARQVGESRFKKQQDAQRKESSKLNLDDLFNQIKEGDIKEINVIIKGDVQGSVEALAGSLQKIDVEGVKVKIIHSGVGAINEYDIMLASASNAIVIGFNVRPDTGAKRTADAEKVDVRLHRIIYNVIEEIESAMKGMLDPEFEEKVIGQVEVRTTFKVSKVGTIAGCYVTEGKITRDSTVRLIRDGVVSYEGKIDALKRFKDDAKEVSAGYECGITLEKFNDIKEGDIIEAYIMEEIKVK; encoded by the coding sequence ATGAGTAAAATCCGCGTATACGAATATGCGAAACAGAAAAATGTTCAAAGTAAAGACATTATTGAAAAGCTGAAAACGATGGATGTCCACGTAGCAAATCATATGTCTATGATTGATCAAGCAGCTCTTAAGAAACTGGACGAAGCATATCGTCCTAAAACAAACAAAGATCAAGCAAAGTCATCCAATCAAAATCAACTCCCTAAAACAGATATGAAAAATAGCAACTCTGGTAACGACACCAAATCTAATAAAAAGGAAGTTCAAAAAGAGAGTAATATGAAAATAAAAAAAGAGAACAATAACTCGTCACAAACTAAAGGACCAAAGTCCACAAATACAAACAGCCAAGGCAGCCAAGGCGGCCAAAACAAGAATAATAACAATCAGAACAGAAACAGCAATAATAACAGAAATCAAAACAACAATAACAGAAACAACAACAACAAAAATCAAAACAACAGAAACAAACAAAATAGAGGCGGAGGGAACCATCAGCAGCAAGCTCCACAGAAAAAGGTTCTTGAAACGCCAAGCAAAATTACTTTTACAGATTCACTTCAAGTAGGTGAACTTGCAAAAAAATTAAACAAAGATACTTCTGAAATCATTAAGAAGTTAATGGGTCTTGGTATCATGGCTACAATCAACCAAGAGCTTGATAAAGAAGCGATCGAACTGATTGCAGCTGACTATGATGTTGAGGTAGAAGAAGAAATCATCGTTGATGAAACAGAATTTGAAAACTACGAAGTGGTTGACGATGAAAAAGATCTTCAAGTACGTCCTCCGGTTGTTACGATCATGGGACACGTTGACCATGGTAAAACAACACTTCTTGATGCGATCCGCAACACGAAGGTAACGGCTGGTGAAGCTGGCGGAATTACTCAGCATATCGGTGCTTATCAGATCACAAACAACGGAAAACAAATTACGTTCCTTGATACTCCTGGACATGCTGCGTTTACAACAATGCGTGCTCGTGGTGCCCAAGTAACGGATATTACGATCCTTGTTGTAGCTGCTGATGATGGAGTTATGCCTCAGACAGTCGAAGCGATCAACCATGCTAAAGCTGCTGGAGTGCCGATCATTGTAGCTGTTAACAAAATGGATAAAGAAGCTGCTAATCCTGATCGTGTTATGCAGGAGCTTACTGAACATGGCCTTGTTTCTGAAGCTTGGGGCGGAGATACGATCTTTGTAAACGTATCTGCAATTAAAGGCGACGGAATCGATGACCTGCTTGAGATGATCAACCTTGTGTCAGAAGTTGAAGAATTAAAAGCAAATCCAAACCGTACTGCAGCAGGAACTGTTATCGAAGCACAGCTTGATAAAGGCCGTGGATCTGTAGCAACACTTCTTGTTCAGTCTGGTACATTAAACGTAGGTGATCCAATCGTAGTCGGACACACTTTCGGACGTGTACGTGCGATGGTGAACGATCTTGGACGCCGTGTTAAAACTGTTGGACCATCAACACCTGTTGAAATCACAGGATTAAACGATGTTCCACAAGCTGGAGATCAGTTCATGGTCTTTGCTGATGAGAAAAAAGCACGACAAGTTGGGGAATCACGCTTTAAAAAGCAACAAGATGCTCAACGTAAAGAATCTTCTAAACTGAATCTTGATGACCTCTTTAACCAGATTAAAGAAGGCGACATTAAAGAAATCAATGTCATCATCAAAGGTGATGTACAGGGATCTGTTGAGGCACTTGCTGGATCGCTTCAAAAGATTGATGTTGAAGGCGTTAAAGTTAAGATTATTCACTCTGGTGTTGGAGCAATCAACGAGTATGACATCATGCTCGCATCTGCTTCAAATGCTATCGTAATTGGTTTTAACGTTCGTCCAGATACAGGTGCGAAGCGTACTGCTGATGCTGAAAAAGTTGATGTTCGTCTGCACCGCATTATCTATAATGTAATCGAAGAAATCGAATCAGCGATGAAAGGAATGCTTGATCCTGAATTCGAAGAAAAAGTAATCGGTCAAGTAGAAGTACGTACAACATTTAAAGTATCAAAAGTAGGTACGATCGCTGGCTGTTACGTTACAGAAGGTAAGATCACAAGAGACTCAACAGTTCGCTTAATCCGTGATGGAGTAGTATCATACGAAGGCAAGATCGACGCATTGAAGCGTTTTAAAGATGATGCTAAAGAAGTTTCAGCTGGATATGAATGTGGGATTACGTTAGAAAAGTTCAATGATATTAAAGAAGGCGATATCATCGAAGCTT
- a CDS encoding YlxQ family RNA-binding protein codes for MKPSPWENFLGIAVRAGKVISGEELVVKSVQKQNAKLVLLSKDASENTKKKVTDKCLFYKVDLVWIEDRNILGKAIGKEQRVVVAVNDQGFSKRLKELLDH; via the coding sequence TTGAAACCATCTCCTTGGGAAAACTTTCTTGGAATAGCAGTTCGAGCCGGCAAAGTCATTTCCGGTGAAGAACTAGTTGTTAAAAGCGTACAAAAGCAAAACGCAAAACTTGTTTTGCTGTCTAAAGATGCTTCTGAAAATACAAAGAAAAAAGTTACTGATAAGTGCCTCTTCTATAAAGTTGATCTTGTATGGATTGAAGATCGCAATATTTTGGGCAAGGCTATTGGTAAAGAGCAACGAGTTGTAGTTGCTGTAAATGATCAAGGATTTTCTAAGCGTTTGAAGGAACTTCTTGATCACTAA
- the rnpM gene encoding RNase P modulator RnpM — MKTRKIPMRKCVACQEMKAKKELTRIVRSPEGEVSVDTSGKKSGRGAYLCHEAACIEQAKKKKVLESHLKAKIPADLYEQLEKGSHTS, encoded by the coding sequence ATGAAAACACGCAAAATTCCTATGAGAAAATGCGTAGCCTGTCAAGAAATGAAGGCTAAAAAAGAATTAACACGTATTGTCCGCTCGCCTGAAGGAGAAGTCTCTGTCGATACGTCAGGGAAGAAATCCGGAAGAGGAGCCTACCTTTGTCATGAAGCTGCTTGCATCGAACAAGCAAAAAAGAAAAAGGTTCTTGAGTCACATCTGAAAGCGAAAATTCCAGCTGACTTATATGAACAGCTAGAAAAAGGAAGTCATACATCTTGA